From the genome of Gemmobacter aquarius:
GGGTAAGCAAATCGTGCGGGGTATGGCGGCGCCCGTCGGGTTTATTGGGGTTCACCACCACGGCAAGGCTGGCACTGTGCAGGGCTTCTGGCGTGCTGACATTGGCAACATCCCAGCCTGCCTGTGACAGACACGCCGCGTGTTCGTTATAGGTCGGCCCCAGCACTGCCGCACGCCCGGCGGGCCGCAACAAGGGCATTAGTTGAATAGCCGCCTGCGCGCCCGCAAGCGCTATTCCGGCCGCTTGATCTGATGCTCCCCATGCGCGCGCCGCCTGCGCCACCAAACCCGCCTGACTTGCCCGAGTCGGCAGGCTGCGCCAACAGTCCGGGTCAAGCAGGGGCAATGGCCAAGGGCGGCGGTTGATACCCGTGCACAGGTCAATCCAGTCGCCCGTGCCGAAAACGGCCATCGCCTGATCCAGATTTCCGCCGTGATCGCGCATAGATGTGCTCCTTGTCATTCGCCCAAGGTGGCCAGATGATGAACACCTCGCAACCCAGCCTCACGCAATGCCGCCATACCATGGCGCGGCAGAGCGCCCGGGGCAAAGATCAGCGCCCGCGCCGCACCCGAATGCGACATCATCCACCCAAGCGCCCCCAGATCGTGTGCAAGCCGTTCGGTCGGGTCCTCCGACGGGCCGCGAAGGGCAACGCAGCGCGCCGCACTCTCGCTGGCAAGAGCGGCACGGGTGGCCAGCGGGGCCTCGGCCTGCCAACGCTCCAGAAGGTCCGATACGTCGGCATATGCCAGATCGCCCGCTTGCGTCGGCCGTGCTGGACCCCAAAACCCGGCCAGCAGGTGCGCGCGCGGCTGCGGCGACAATCGCGCCAGAACCCGCCCCTGACGCGAGGCCCACAAGAGCCGCGAAGGTTGGGCGAACATCAGCGGATCGCTGGCTCCTTCGGCGGCCACACAAGCCCGCGCCAGAGACAGCGGCGCAAGCGCCCGCCCAGCAAAGGCCGCGACCCCCAGCAGACCAGCGGTGGACATGCCAGTGCCCAGGCCAGGCGGATAAGGCACCCGCAGTAGGGTCCGCCCCGGTGGCAATCCACCAAGCGCCCGCGCAAACCGCGCCAGCAACGCCGGATCCATTGGGCCATGCGTCACCGACTGACACGCCAGCCCGACACCCGCACGCCAGCGCGCAATCACCCGCGGACCGGCAGGCGTCAGCGTGATCAGCGCCACTGGGCCAGCTGGCCCCAGCCGCCCCTGCATCCATTCGCCGAAATGGCAGGGCACCGAAATCGGTCTAGGCACGCCGCCCCCAGCGTTCGGCAAAAACAAGATCGGCCAGTGGAACCCGCTGGGCCCAGCCTTTCGCTTGCAACTCGGGCTCGGAATAAAGCGCATCGACATGGCCAAGGCACAGCCACGCCACCGCGCTGACATGATTGGGCAGATCCAACAGTTGCTGCATGTCGGCGGGGTCAAAGATGCTGACCCAACCGACGCCAATCCCTTCGGCCCTTGCCGCCAGCATCAGGTTCTGCACAGCGCATACAGTGGAATAGACATCCATCTGCGGTTGATGCGTGCGCCCCAACACCACTGGGCCACCCCGGCTGTGATCGCATGTGACACACAGGCTTATGGGTGCGGTCAGTATGCCCTCCAGTTTGAGCGACGAATAAAGCGCACGGCGGTCTTCGGGAAACATCGCCTGTGCCTCGGCATTGGCCTTGGCAAATGCCGTCTGCGCCCGAAGCTTTACTGCCTCTGACCGGATCACGATGAAATTCCAAGGCTGCGACAGCCCGACGGAGGGCGCATGATGCGCTGCTGTCAGCAGGCGCAACAGTGTGGCGTCGTTAATTGGGCGGTCGGTAAACTGACTGCGTACGTCGCGGCGGGTGTGAATCGCGCGATATACGGCAGCGCGCTCGGCCTCGGCAAACGGCCCGGCATCAGTCAAGAACGGTTCGGCGGTCATAGTCTTCCCCTGCACAGAAACGGGACCTGCGCCGGCCATCGCCCGCCCCGGTTTCGTCTGGCCGGTCTTCTGACTTGGCTTCATCCGGAACCACGCCTTCCCGAACCTTTCGGCCAGTGGCATTTGTGGTCCCGTCCACTTTACAGCGTTGGGCACGTCGCGGAGTTGCACCGCGTTCCCGATTATCCCCTCGCCAAGACGAAGGGCACCAGACAACAACTGGCTTAATCCCACTGAAACGCGCGCGCAACTGCACATCGGAGGGACGCCATCTCCAAGAACGCCATAGCTTGTGTGGCGGTAACTGACAAATCGGACTTGGGCGTTTCTCATGATTTTGTTGCGGTCCAAATGCTGCAACTTCGCCTTTTGGGTAGCTTGCCGTTAGCAAACAAGAAAGAACGCGTTTCAGAGGATCGAAATTTGTTTGCTCTGCAAAAACAAAAAGCCGTACTGCGACTTCGGTTCGCGGTTTCAATTGGGAGAGGTATCACCTCCGAATTTCTCCGGCCAAAACAGCACGGCCATGAACTGCAAGCGTCGCCGTGAACCTCGGACAACCCAACTGCCGGATGACGTCTACGATGCGTGCGTCGTAAGCAGCCTGCCCGATGAGGCGACAAAGGTCAGAGGCATGAAATTCCCGGTTGGAACTCGGCGCGGCGCGGATCTGGTCATGAAATTCCTGCATCTTGGGATCTTCTTTGGCCAACGGTTCTGGCTCAGATGAAGCTTTTGGAGCCGTGCTTGACGAACCGGTCCGCCAACGGCGCATGAACCCGAGTGTCGCGTAGCCCTTAAATGCGGTATGCGAAAGTCAACAAAATCAAAGGGGAGTGGGCAAAACTTGGGGGTGTCTGTGTATGTTGGTGGTTCATTGAGAAGGGAACTGCCATGGAAGTGCGGATTATTGTCGAGACGACCTTTGAGAACGGAACCACAAAGAGGCATCGTCTCGGCCGTTTGTCCCGCCCGTTTCGACGCACGCAGCCTGAGGGGTTCGGGTTGTTGCTCGAAGATGCGAAGACGATCCTGGGGCAATTGCAAAGTGCGATCCTGCACGACCAGATCGAGGAAATTTCCGAAGCCAGCCGGATCTGCCCGGACTGCGACGGGGTCCGGGCTATACATGATTATCGGTCGCGGGTGCTCGACACACTCTTCGGCAGGTTCGAGGTCAAAGCGCCGCGCATTCGGCGTTGCGCCTGCAATGCAAAATCCGATGTTGTCTTGGGCGGACCGCTTTCGCCTCTCGCTCACTTTTTCCCGGATCGATCGACCCCGGAACTGCGACGCCTTCAAGCCGAACTTGGAGCGCGTCATTCCTTTCGGGAAGCGGTGCGTATTCTGGAAACCTTTCTGCCTTGCGCGAAGCAGGTGAACACATCGGTGCGCAATCGACTGGGCAAAGTTGCCCGGGAAATCTGCGACAGCGAGCAGAATGAGCCGCTGGTTCCTTCAGCCGCCGAAGAGGCGCCTGCGCTGACGGTTTTCCTGGACGGTGCGCATATCCGATGCAGGCCGGAATATCAGAAGCGACACCTCGATGTTGTGGTCGGTAAAATTGAAGGCCACGATAGGTGCCGTCGCTTCGGCTTGGTGCAACAGGCGGTCCTGTCACCTGCCAGTCAGCTTCGCCAGCACTTGAGGGCTCTCGGTTGGGATCACGAACAAACCGTCACGGTAATTTCGGACGGGGAACCAGCCCTGCCAAACCTCGTCCGCAATGCCGTCGATGGAAAGGTCCGCCACATCCTCGACTGGTGGCATATCTCGATGCGTATTCAGCACGTCGAGAACGCCGTAAAAGGCCTGCTGCAGAGCAGGGGTTTCTCCGGCATTCCAGTGTTGTTCAAACGTCCGGCCGAAACACTGCGATGGTACCTTTGGCATGGGAAAGTTCTAACGGCCACGACCAGTCTGCAATGGTTGATCGTCGATTGCACGCGGCTGAATACAGATGATCGCATGGCGGCTGAAGCAGCCCGACGCGTGCAAGCCCGGTGCCGGGACCTCTATTCCTACCTTGCGAACAACATGGACAGCCTGACCGACTATGGTCGGCGGTACCGCACGGGTTTTCCGATTTCTTCATCCCGGGCAGAGGGCTGCGTGGACGACATCGGGAACACCCGCATGGGCAAGCGCCGCCGCATGAGATGGTCGCCCAATGGAGCCCACCGCGTGGCTGTTGTCCGCGCCGCCGTTCTCGACGGTCGGCTAACCGGAGCCTACCAAAGAGCAGCCGCATGACCCCCAAGTTTTGCCCACTCCCAGTCCCGTCCTGGTGGCCGCACTGTGGATGGGGATGTCAGGGATTGCATCGGCGCATTCGTTCACGGCCGCACTTCTGGTCGTCGGCGAAGACCTTGAAGTAGGCCTCGCCGAAGCCGTCCGCGGTTTCCTGCTGGCGGCGGACGAGCGGGATGGGCACGCGAATGAGACGTCTGACGG
Proteins encoded in this window:
- a CDS encoding propanediol utilization protein, translated to MPRPISVPCHFGEWMQGRLGPAGPVALITLTPAGPRVIARWRAGVGLACQSVTHGPMDPALLARFARALGGLPPGRTLLRVPYPPGLGTGMSTAGLLGVAAFAGRALAPLSLARACVAAEGASDPLMFAQPSRLLWASRQGRVLARLSPQPRAHLLAGFWGPARPTQAGDLAYADVSDLLERWQAEAPLATRAALASESAARCVALRGPSEDPTERLAHDLGALGWMMSHSGAARALIFAPGALPRHGMAALREAGLRGVHHLATLGE
- a CDS encoding ISKra4 family transposase; the protein is MEVRIIVETTFENGTTKRHRLGRLSRPFRRTQPEGFGLLLEDAKTILGQLQSAILHDQIEEISEASRICPDCDGVRAIHDYRSRVLDTLFGRFEVKAPRIRRCACNAKSDVVLGGPLSPLAHFFPDRSTPELRRLQAELGARHSFREAVRILETFLPCAKQVNTSVRNRLGKVAREICDSEQNEPLVPSAAEEAPALTVFLDGAHIRCRPEYQKRHLDVVVGKIEGHDRCRRFGLVQQAVLSPASQLRQHLRALGWDHEQTVTVISDGEPALPNLVRNAVDGKVRHILDWWHISMRIQHVENAVKGLLQSRGFSGIPVLFKRPAETLRWYLWHGKVLTATTSLQWLIVDCTRLNTDDRMAAEAARRVQARCRDLYSYLANNMDSLTDYGRRYRTGFPISSSRAEGCVDDIGNTRMGKRRRMRWSPNGAHRVAVVRAAVLDGRLTGAYQRAAA
- the bluB gene encoding 5,6-dimethylbenzimidazole synthase produces the protein MTAEPFLTDAGPFAEAERAAVYRAIHTRRDVRSQFTDRPINDATLLRLLTAAHHAPSVGLSQPWNFIVIRSEAVKLRAQTAFAKANAEAQAMFPEDRRALYSSLKLEGILTAPISLCVTCDHSRGGPVVLGRTHQPQMDVYSTVCAVQNLMLAARAEGIGVGWVSIFDPADMQQLLDLPNHVSAVAWLCLGHVDALYSEPELQAKGWAQRVPLADLVFAERWGRRA